The proteins below come from a single Salinilacihabitans rarus genomic window:
- a CDS encoding BGTF surface domain-containing protein: protein MSTALNAVIRGWAGKVLLPNDKIIQTITMTGNTSYRQKGRAVALAALMILSVFAMSASFAGAAAAEHQADWDTTVSEPISADSIGDLYIGQNVEVTTEGEQNLRIFRGFPSDHEDNEDVKTVWYDDGGFTVDADTFEHNEPYYFHDGSNASPVFRVVEQDISDTEFTQANAGADTASTALNYTSANRGDDVDLEISMEYENESLSGEEVASIFGVEDSAYVHDNYAVVSQVSNEEHVSLDLSDADLGDYNVTVSVADTTAETTLDLSVIEADDPQVLFDSNNYDQEAGDEVEFELDFVGGASNANVTIEDSEGEYWANFYIEADNPGVDPVTLTFNSYKAGHDDDDTITAKNATIYTAEDGSGESNINQYGISEGQRLIPDTYTIEVGQEAADIGTEDGEVTSVDDVSFLYLNEGSIGESIDTWTTPSAEDDPADSDDIASFLDEHGSATNDFASGDYFVAEVEASGIYGYAFDDDGWAAQDGDGLEFWLNSTAESRYDTPPTIGLTGHEDTDSTVGVTYIPMPDDNKFYVVKKIDSDFQEVVDSDADWNLNFTATDENDYVATDEEEVASASVSMDARSIELVGSTDDDDNLYVQNTKESEITAETNIAPGTEVQYRVQFPDRVDLADATVANDGTISATFDASAYSDGDVIESISVSDNRGTENSDITSGVITASDTVPADTQLSTDAPSSVTVDGDAALGVTLENPSPDEKTEDFNYTVTINGEEVDSDTKFLESGQTWEQSYDINTSEAGDIEWSVTAGNESASGTLTVEEDSGTDDDSDSDSDSDSDSDSDSDSDSETDSDSDSDDGDSDGQPGFGVAVALVALLAAAMLALRKQE from the coding sequence GTGAGTACGGCCCTGAACGCGGTAATCCGTGGTTGGGCTGGAAAGGTGCTGTTGCCGAACGATAAGATCATACAAACGATAACCATGACAGGAAACACATCATATCGCCAAAAGGGCCGCGCAGTCGCCCTTGCCGCGCTTATGATTCTGTCCGTCTTTGCCATGTCCGCGAGCTTCGCGGGCGCGGCGGCGGCAGAACACCAGGCGGATTGGGACACGACAGTTAGTGAGCCGATCTCTGCGGACAGTATCGGTGATCTCTACATCGGTCAGAACGTAGAGGTCACCACGGAGGGAGAACAGAACCTTCGGATCTTCAGGGGCTTCCCCTCGGATCACGAAGATAACGAGGACGTGAAGACCGTCTGGTACGACGACGGCGGCTTCACGGTCGACGCCGACACGTTCGAGCACAACGAGCCGTACTACTTCCACGACGGCTCGAACGCTTCGCCCGTGTTCCGCGTCGTCGAGCAGGACATCTCGGACACCGAGTTCACGCAGGCTAACGCCGGTGCCGACACGGCCTCCACCGCGCTCAACTACACGAGCGCCAACCGTGGCGACGATGTCGACCTCGAGATCTCGATGGAGTACGAGAACGAGAGCCTCAGCGGTGAAGAGGTCGCCTCGATCTTCGGTGTCGAAGACAGCGCCTACGTCCACGACAACTACGCGGTCGTCAGTCAGGTTTCCAACGAGGAACATGTCTCCCTCGACCTCAGCGACGCCGACCTCGGTGACTACAACGTCACCGTGAGCGTCGCCGACACGACGGCCGAGACCACCCTCGACCTCTCGGTCATCGAGGCCGACGACCCGCAGGTCCTCTTCGACAGCAACAACTACGACCAGGAAGCCGGTGACGAAGTCGAGTTCGAACTCGACTTCGTCGGCGGCGCCAGTAACGCGAACGTGACGATCGAAGACAGTGAGGGCGAGTACTGGGCGAACTTCTACATCGAGGCCGACAACCCCGGCGTCGACCCCGTCACGCTCACGTTCAACAGCTACAAGGCTGGTCACGACGACGACGACACGATCACCGCCAAAAACGCTACCATCTACACCGCTGAGGATGGCTCCGGCGAGAGTAATATCAACCAGTACGGCATCAGCGAAGGGCAGCGTCTGATCCCCGACACGTACACGATCGAAGTCGGTCAGGAGGCTGCCGACATCGGCACCGAGGACGGTGAGGTTACCAGCGTCGACGACGTCTCGTTCCTCTACCTGAACGAGGGCTCGATCGGCGAGAGCATCGACACCTGGACCACCCCGTCTGCTGAAGACGACCCCGCCGACAGCGACGACATCGCGTCGTTCCTCGACGAACACGGCAGTGCGACTAACGACTTCGCCAGCGGCGACTACTTCGTCGCCGAGGTCGAAGCCTCGGGCATCTACGGCTACGCCTTCGACGACGACGGCTGGGCCGCTCAGGATGGCGACGGCCTCGAATTCTGGCTGAACTCGACGGCCGAATCGCGCTACGACACGCCGCCGACCATCGGCCTGACTGGCCACGAGGACACTGACAGCACGGTCGGCGTGACGTACATCCCGATGCCGGACGACAACAAGTTCTACGTCGTCAAGAAGATCGACAGCGACTTCCAGGAGGTCGTCGACAGCGACGCTGACTGGAACCTCAACTTCACGGCGACTGACGAGAACGACTACGTTGCCACGGACGAGGAAGAAGTCGCGTCGGCGTCCGTCTCGATGGACGCGCGGTCGATCGAACTCGTCGGCTCGACCGACGACGACGACAACCTCTACGTCCAGAACACGAAGGAATCCGAGATCACCGCCGAGACGAACATCGCGCCCGGTACGGAAGTCCAGTACCGCGTGCAGTTCCCGGACCGCGTCGACCTCGCTGACGCCACCGTCGCCAACGACGGTACGATCTCCGCGACCTTCGACGCCAGCGCCTACTCCGATGGCGACGTGATCGAATCGATCAGCGTCTCCGATAATCGGGGTACGGAGAACTCGGACATCACCTCGGGTGTCATCACGGCATCCGACACGGTCCCGGCCGACACCCAGCTCAGCACTGACGCGCCGAGCTCGGTCACGGTCGACGGTGACGCCGCGCTCGGCGTCACGCTCGAGAACCCCAGCCCGGACGAGAAGACCGAGGACTTCAACTACACCGTGACGATCAACGGTGAGGAAGTCGACTCCGACACGAAGTTCCTCGAGTCCGGTCAGACCTGGGAGCAGAGCTACGACATCAACACCTCCGAAGCGGGCGACATCGAGTGGTCCGTGACGGCGGGTAACGAGTCGGCCTCCGGTACGCTGACCGTCGAAGAGGACAGCGGCACGGACGACGACTCTGACTCCGACTCGGACTCCGACTCCGACTCTGACTCGGACTCCGACTCCGACTCGGAGACCGACTCCGACTCTGACTCCGACGACGGCGACTCCGACGGCCAGCCCGGCTTCGGCGTCGCGGTCGCGCTCGTCGCCCTGCTCGCCGCTGCGATGCTCGCCCTGCGCAAGCAGGAGTAA
- the grxC gene encoding glutaredoxin 3: MSEQPRVEIYTKTQCPYCEKAKTLFEEKGVAYEEYNVTGDEELFEEMVERADGRKTAPEVFVDGELIGGWDDTAALAETGELDEMLGLVADGGEPVDDVVEHRRLLIAGTGIAGLTAAIYAARSNNEPLVIEGDEPGGQLTLTTDVANYPGFPDGISGPDLVENMKEQARQFGAELKNGIVERVDASTRPFRVELASGDVYTADAVIAASGASARTLGIPGEDDLMGYGVSTCATCDGAFFRDEDMLVVGGGDAAMEEATFLTKFADTVYIAHRREEFRAEDYWIDRVHEKVEDGEIEIMKNTELVEIHGSKEAGVDHVTLVRNEKGHPTDRLDDPETEEFDFDVGAVFLAIGHTPNTDYLEGTGVETDAEGYLSTQGGTGGGQTETDVPGIFGAGDVVDYHYQQAVTAAGMGCQAAIDADGYLESVERAAAEGSEATAADD, from the coding sequence ATGAGCGAGCAGCCTCGCGTCGAGATCTACACCAAAACGCAGTGCCCCTACTGCGAGAAGGCCAAGACCCTCTTCGAGGAGAAGGGCGTCGCGTACGAGGAGTACAACGTCACCGGGGACGAGGAGCTGTTCGAGGAGATGGTCGAACGCGCCGACGGGCGCAAGACCGCCCCCGAGGTGTTCGTCGACGGCGAGCTGATCGGCGGCTGGGACGACACCGCCGCGTTGGCGGAGACCGGCGAACTCGACGAGATGCTCGGCCTCGTCGCCGACGGCGGCGAGCCCGTCGACGACGTCGTCGAACACCGGCGGCTTCTCATCGCGGGGACCGGCATCGCCGGCCTCACCGCGGCGATCTACGCCGCGCGCTCGAACAACGAGCCGCTGGTCATCGAGGGCGACGAACCCGGCGGCCAGCTCACGCTGACGACCGACGTCGCCAACTACCCCGGCTTCCCCGACGGGATCAGCGGCCCCGACCTCGTCGAGAACATGAAAGAGCAGGCCCGGCAGTTCGGCGCCGAACTGAAAAACGGCATCGTCGAGCGCGTCGACGCCTCGACGCGGCCGTTCCGGGTCGAACTCGCCAGCGGCGACGTCTACACCGCCGACGCGGTCATCGCGGCCTCGGGCGCGAGCGCCCGCACCCTCGGCATCCCCGGCGAGGACGACCTGATGGGCTACGGCGTCTCGACGTGTGCGACCTGCGACGGCGCGTTCTTCCGTGACGAGGACATGCTCGTCGTCGGCGGCGGCGACGCCGCCATGGAGGAGGCGACCTTCCTGACGAAGTTCGCCGACACCGTCTACATCGCCCACCGCCGCGAGGAGTTCCGCGCCGAGGACTACTGGATCGACCGCGTCCACGAGAAGGTCGAGGACGGCGAGATCGAGATCATGAAGAACACCGAACTGGTCGAGATCCACGGCTCGAAGGAGGCGGGCGTCGACCACGTCACCCTCGTGCGCAACGAGAAGGGCCACCCGACCGACCGGCTGGACGACCCCGAGACCGAGGAGTTCGACTTCGACGTCGGCGCCGTCTTCCTCGCGATCGGTCACACCCCCAACACCGACTACCTCGAGGGCACGGGCGTCGAGACCGACGCGGAGGGCTACCTCAGCACGCAGGGCGGCACCGGCGGCGGCCAGACCGAGACCGACGTCCCCGGCATCTTCGGCGCCGGCGACGTCGTCGACTACCACTACCAGCAGGCGGTGACGGCCGCGGGGATGGGCTGTCAGGCCGCCATCGACGCCGACGGCTACCTCGAAAGCGTCGAGCGCGCCGCCGCCGAGGGATCGGAGGCGACCGCCGCCGACGACTGA
- a CDS encoding DUF357 domain-containing protein gives MAADLEEKTNRYGDLLAEALEAATVAPPAGTPMAAAADECYEMAASYLEDGRHFRAEGDLVNALASFSYGHAWLDAGARVGLFDVPTDGHLFTV, from the coding sequence ATGGCCGCGGATCTCGAGGAGAAGACGAACCGGTACGGCGACCTCCTCGCGGAGGCCCTGGAGGCGGCGACGGTCGCCCCGCCGGCGGGGACGCCGATGGCGGCCGCCGCCGACGAGTGCTACGAGATGGCCGCGTCGTACCTCGAAGACGGCCGACACTTCCGCGCGGAGGGCGACCTCGTGAACGCGCTGGCGTCGTTCTCGTACGGCCACGCCTGGCTCGACGCCGGCGCGCGCGTCGGCCTCTTCGACGTGCCGACCGACGGACACCTATTCACCGTTTAA
- a CDS encoding transcription initiation factor IIB, whose protein sequence is MTDTTIRTYTGETEREEETERADEQERCPECGGRLVSDAEHAETVCEECGLVVEEGEIDRGPEWRAFDASEKDEKSRVGAPTTNMMHDQGLSTNIGWQDKDAYGKALSSRQRQKMQRLRTWNERFRTRDSKERNLKQALGEIDRMASALGLPENVRETASVIYRRALNEDLLPGRSIEGVATAALYAAARQAGTPRSLDEIAAVSRVDRMELTRTYRYIVRQLNLEIKPADPEHYVPRFISDLDLSEETERVARELLEAARTEGVHSGKSPVGLAAAAVYAAALLTNEKVTQNDVSDVANISEVTIRNRYKELLEASDAATPA, encoded by the coding sequence ATGACCGACACGACAATTCGAACCTACACGGGTGAGACCGAACGGGAAGAGGAGACCGAACGAGCCGACGAGCAGGAGCGCTGTCCGGAGTGTGGCGGCCGGCTGGTGTCGGACGCCGAGCACGCCGAGACCGTCTGCGAGGAGTGCGGGCTGGTCGTCGAGGAAGGCGAGATCGACCGCGGGCCGGAGTGGCGCGCGTTCGACGCCAGCGAGAAAGACGAGAAGAGCCGCGTCGGCGCGCCCACGACGAACATGATGCACGACCAGGGGCTGTCGACGAACATCGGCTGGCAGGACAAAGACGCCTACGGGAAGGCGCTCAGCTCGCGCCAGCGCCAGAAGATGCAGCGGCTTCGCACCTGGAACGAGCGCTTCCGCACCCGCGACAGCAAAGAGCGCAACCTCAAACAGGCGCTCGGCGAGATCGACCGCATGGCCAGCGCGCTCGGCCTCCCCGAGAACGTCCGCGAGACGGCGTCGGTGATCTACCGCCGGGCGCTCAACGAGGATCTGCTGCCCGGCCGGTCGATCGAGGGCGTCGCCACCGCCGCGCTCTACGCCGCCGCCCGCCAGGCCGGCACCCCCCGCAGCCTCGACGAAATCGCCGCCGTCAGCCGCGTCGACCGGATGGAGCTGACCCGGACGTACCGCTACATCGTCCGCCAGCTCAACCTCGAGATCAAGCCGGCCGACCCCGAACACTACGTCCCGCGGTTCATCAGCGACCTCGACCTCTCCGAGGAGACCGAGCGGGTCGCCCGCGAACTGCTCGAGGCCGCCCGGACGGAGGGCGTCCACTCGGGGAAGTCGCCGGTGGGGCTTGCGGCCGCGGCCGTCTACGCCGCCGCCTTGCTGACCAACGAGAAGGTCACCCAGAACGACGTCAGCGACGTCGCCAACATCTCCGAAGTCACCATCCGCAACCGCTACAAGGAGCTGCTCGAGGCGTCCGACGCGGCGACGCCGGCCTGA
- a CDS encoding UPF0058 family protein, whose translation MKKQELIHLHGLLAEVSNQCAEWNDCQIDLDEYESLGIRPTSIHKSKTDHKAAVFALAGGITEHMREGEAEAVAATAD comes from the coding sequence ATGAAGAAACAGGAGCTCATTCACCTTCACGGCCTTCTCGCGGAGGTATCGAACCAGTGTGCCGAGTGGAACGATTGTCAAATCGACCTCGACGAGTACGAGTCGCTCGGTATTCGACCAACATCGATCCATAAATCCAAGACTGACCACAAGGCCGCTGTTTTTGCACTTGCCGGCGGAATTACGGAACACATGCGCGAGGGCGAGGCCGAAGCCGTCGCCGCAACCGCCGACTGA
- a CDS encoding DUF555 domain-containing protein: MDCRVVVEAAVPVFDVETEDEAIRIAISKTGEMLNPDLNYVEINMGERTSPSGEELPPAFIAADEALVALELEMTVFNVEREEHASRIARKEVGQRLENIPLEVKEIEVLDEEDDEDDDAETADEEPEDSVTEADGNGEGESDDDILPEFEDLIE, from the coding sequence ATGGACTGCAGGGTTGTCGTCGAAGCCGCGGTGCCGGTGTTCGACGTCGAAACGGAGGACGAGGCGATCCGGATCGCCATCTCGAAGACGGGCGAGATGCTGAACCCTGACCTGAACTACGTCGAGATCAACATGGGCGAGCGGACCTCGCCGTCGGGCGAGGAACTGCCGCCCGCGTTCATCGCCGCCGACGAGGCGCTCGTCGCGCTCGAACTGGAGATGACCGTCTTCAACGTCGAGCGCGAGGAACACGCCTCCCGTATCGCCCGCAAGGAGGTCGGCCAGCGCCTCGAAAACATCCCCCTCGAAGTCAAGGAAATCGAGGTTCTCGACGAGGAGGACGACGAAGACGACGACGCGGAGACGGCCGACGAAGAGCCCGAAGACTCCGTGACCGAGGCCGACGGCAACGGCGAGGGCGAAAGCGACGACGACATCCTCCCCGAGTTCGAGGACCTGATCGAGTGA
- a CDS encoding DNA-3-methyladenine glycosylase family protein → MATGAIPIDDLSGGMDLYLTLESGQSYLWRREDGRTYAGERAPGAWYTTVVDGSRLGDGADPVPIRVRQRDGLLEWESPVDAEPAVRRLLRLDDDLDAVVADAPADPLVREAYDAHAGLRLVADPPFGCLISFICSAQMRVRRIHGMVSTLAREYGDTVAWNGETYRAFPTPERLAAATEAELRDLGLGYRAPYVVRTAEMVADGEAHPAEARELPYEAAREYLTRFVGVGEKVADCVLLFSLGFDEAVPLDTWIRSAIADHYPDCDRGSYAATSRAIRERFGGEYAGYAQTYVFHFLRTGGSES, encoded by the coding sequence ATGGCGACCGGCGCGATCCCGATCGACGACCTCTCAGGCGGGATGGACCTCTACCTGACCCTCGAGAGCGGCCAGAGCTACCTCTGGCGGCGCGAGGACGGCCGGACGTACGCCGGCGAACGCGCCCCGGGTGCGTGGTATACCACCGTCGTCGACGGCTCGCGGCTCGGGGACGGCGCGGACCCCGTTCCGATCCGGGTCCGCCAGCGCGACGGCCTGCTCGAGTGGGAGTCGCCCGTCGACGCCGAACCGGCGGTCCGTCGGCTGCTCCGACTGGACGACGACCTCGACGCGGTCGTCGCCGACGCGCCCGCGGACCCCCTCGTCCGGGAGGCCTACGACGCCCACGCGGGGCTGCGACTCGTCGCCGACCCGCCGTTTGGCTGTCTGATCTCCTTTATCTGCTCGGCGCAGATGCGCGTTCGCCGGATCCACGGCATGGTGTCGACGCTCGCCCGCGAGTACGGCGACACAGTCGCGTGGAACGGCGAGACCTACCGCGCGTTCCCGACGCCCGAACGGCTGGCGGCCGCGACCGAGGCGGAACTGCGCGACCTCGGACTGGGCTACCGCGCCCCCTACGTCGTCCGCACGGCCGAGATGGTCGCCGACGGCGAGGCCCACCCCGCCGAGGCCCGCGAGTTACCCTACGAGGCGGCCCGCGAGTACCTCACCCGGTTCGTCGGCGTCGGCGAGAAGGTCGCCGACTGCGTCCTGCTGTTCTCGCTGGGGTTCGACGAGGCCGTCCCGCTCGACACCTGGATCCGGTCGGCGATCGCCGACCACTACCCCGACTGCGACCGGGGGTCGTACGCCGCGACCTCCCGGGCCATCCGGGAGCGGTTCGGCGGCGAGTACGCCGGCTACGCCCAGACGTACGTGTTCCATTTCCTCAGAACGGGCGGAAGTGAATCTTAG
- a CDS encoding DUF3179 domain-containing protein, which produces MNVRQVVPKDAIPSVDDPTFGTEYVGDDADDVLVVESDSAPAKAYPTRILDYHEIVNDALDDGDGTVPIAVTWCPLCASAIVYERTVDGRRVEFGVSGKLADDDLVMYDRETGSEWKQSTGECIAGEFEGRRLTVRPAATTTWETFRDRHPDGVVLQPPENARSEAASDDDAPAPVAYDGRRPYDGYFDGDGFGLAAHRGTADARSWERTDLDPKTVVLGLEFDGEAVGFPLPRVRDAGGVVTETVGGVDVVVLATDDGIHAFEDPGHGFEPEPGGGFRADSTVWDGATGEAADGRRLTRLPARRLFAFTWQDDHGPDAFFD; this is translated from the coding sequence ATGAACGTTCGTCAGGTGGTACCGAAAGACGCGATTCCGAGCGTCGACGACCCGACGTTCGGGACGGAGTACGTCGGGGACGACGCCGACGACGTGCTCGTCGTCGAGTCGGATTCGGCGCCGGCGAAAGCGTATCCGACGCGGATACTCGACTATCACGAAATCGTCAACGACGCGCTCGACGACGGCGACGGGACGGTCCCGATCGCGGTGACGTGGTGTCCCCTCTGTGCCAGCGCGATCGTCTACGAGCGGACGGTCGACGGCCGGCGGGTCGAGTTCGGCGTCAGCGGGAAACTCGCCGACGACGACCTCGTGATGTACGACCGCGAGACCGGCTCGGAGTGGAAACAGTCCACGGGCGAGTGCATCGCCGGCGAGTTCGAGGGCCGTCGGCTGACTGTCCGTCCGGCCGCGACGACGACCTGGGAGACGTTCCGCGACCGACACCCGGACGGCGTCGTCCTCCAGCCCCCCGAGAACGCCCGCAGCGAGGCCGCCAGCGACGACGACGCGCCCGCGCCGGTCGCGTACGACGGCCGCCGGCCGTACGACGGGTACTTCGACGGGGACGGGTTCGGACTGGCCGCCCACCGCGGGACGGCGGACGCGCGCTCGTGGGAGCGGACGGATCTGGACCCGAAGACCGTCGTTCTGGGCCTCGAGTTCGACGGCGAGGCGGTCGGGTTTCCGTTGCCCCGCGTGCGCGACGCGGGCGGCGTCGTGACCGAGACGGTCGGCGGCGTCGACGTCGTCGTGCTCGCGACGGACGACGGGATTCACGCGTTCGAGGACCCCGGACACGGGTTCGAGCCGGAGCCGGGCGGAGGGTTCCGCGCCGATTCGACCGTCTGGGACGGCGCGACGGGCGAGGCGGCCGACGGACGGCGGCTGACCCGACTGCCGGCGCGGCGCCTCTTCGCGTTCACCTGGCAGGACGACCACGGGCCGGACGCGTTTTTCGACTGA
- a CDS encoding FAD-dependent oxidoreductase, with the protein MTDTFVIVGGDAAGMSAASKAKRDDPDLDVVVFEKGDWVSYGACGLPYYVKGEIQSLEALVSVTPEEFREERDVDLRTGHEVVAIDPDDRTVTAESDSGTVVQPYDHLLIATGSESVVPPIDGTDLTGVYTLGSMSDGKELREYVARARDGGSLQQPDRGPACRYLETCTGPIGVVGGGYIGVEMAEALAENGFEVNLFQRGDRVLKGFSAETSERVADHLRDRDVVLHLDAAVEELAGESDVEAVVTVDDRIPVDMVLLGTGVRPRTALAEDAGIERGVTGAIATDAYRETNVPDVYAAGDCAEATHAVTGDPTYVPLALTANRHGRAVGRTVTGRPTEGGDVAGTAAVKAFDVEAARTGVLDHDDAREAGFEPVSETVTAASRAGYYPGGGTATITLTADRDSGRLLGASLASEYGEGAVHRSHAIVAALHEDATVFDLENYDLAYAPPFNTTWDPVLVAAKVLAGKL; encoded by the coding sequence ATGACCGACACGTTCGTGATCGTCGGCGGCGACGCGGCGGGGATGTCCGCCGCCAGCAAGGCGAAACGGGACGATCCGGACCTCGACGTGGTCGTCTTCGAGAAAGGCGACTGGGTCTCGTACGGCGCTTGCGGGCTCCCGTACTACGTCAAAGGCGAGATCCAGTCGCTCGAGGCGCTCGTTTCGGTCACGCCCGAGGAGTTCCGCGAAGAGCGCGACGTCGACCTCCGGACGGGCCACGAGGTCGTCGCGATCGATCCCGACGACCGAACGGTTACCGCCGAGTCCGACTCGGGAACGGTCGTCCAGCCGTACGATCACCTGCTGATCGCGACGGGGTCGGAGTCGGTGGTGCCGCCGATCGACGGGACCGACCTGACCGGCGTCTACACGCTCGGCTCGATGAGCGACGGGAAGGAACTCCGCGAGTACGTCGCTCGGGCCCGCGACGGTGGGTCGCTCCAGCAGCCGGATCGGGGGCCGGCCTGCCGGTACCTCGAGACCTGCACCGGCCCCATCGGGGTCGTCGGCGGCGGGTACATCGGAGTCGAGATGGCCGAGGCCCTGGCGGAAAACGGCTTCGAGGTGAACCTCTTCCAGCGCGGCGACCGCGTCCTGAAGGGGTTCAGCGCCGAAACGAGCGAGCGCGTCGCCGACCACCTTCGCGATCGTGACGTCGTCTTGCACCTCGACGCCGCGGTGGAGGAACTGGCGGGCGAGAGCGACGTCGAGGCCGTCGTCACCGTGGACGATCGGATTCCAGTCGACATGGTTCTGCTCGGGACCGGCGTCCGTCCCCGGACGGCCCTCGCCGAGGACGCGGGAATCGAACGCGGGGTGACGGGTGCCATCGCGACCGACGCCTACCGGGAGACGAACGTGCCGGACGTCTACGCGGCGGGCGACTGCGCCGAAGCGACCCACGCCGTCACGGGCGACCCGACGTACGTTCCGCTGGCGCTGACCGCGAATCGCCACGGTCGCGCGGTCGGGCGGACCGTCACCGGCCGCCCGACCGAAGGGGGCGACGTCGCCGGAACGGCCGCGGTGAAGGCGTTCGACGTCGAGGCCGCGCGAACCGGCGTCTTGGACCACGACGACGCGCGCGAGGCGGGGTTCGAGCCGGTCAGCGAGACCGTCACGGCCGCCTCGCGCGCGGGCTACTACCCCGGGGGCGGGACGGCGACGATCACGCTGACCGCCGACCGTGACTCCGGGCGCCTCCTCGGCGCGAGCCTCGCCAGCGAGTACGGGGAGGGCGCGGTCCACCGCAGCCACGCGATCGTCGCGGCGCTCCACGAGGACGCGACGGTCTTCGACCTCGAGAACTACGACCTCGCGTACGCCCCGCCGTTCAACACGACGTGGGACCCGGTGCTCGTCGCCGCGAAGGTACTCGCCGGGAAACTGTGA
- a CDS encoding Gfo/Idh/MocA family protein — protein sequence MANELSANEPIRVGVVGLGNMGVQHARSVDSLGHRVVGGADVDPRMRDRFGEEFATRTYETHEELYEAETLDAVLIATPNKFHEPVAVSALERGLDVLIEKPLAHTLESAERIARAEEASDGFGIVGFHNRFSPAMTVFKEYQANATFGDVTHVQVDYVRRRGIPGRNSWFTDPELAGGGALIDIGVHAIDLALYVLGFPRVVEATGISRSEFGWRPEYVDPERPESNDWSADGSSFAVDDSASAFVRTADGCTVSVEVAWAASQMPRNEVVVRGTDGGASFEIGGDSLTIHHTSTRGTPHYRTSEITPTSHRTPHEAQLELFLESIATREPPACNRFDQGLAVQEVVDAIYRSEDASRSVSVDRADEETPA from the coding sequence ATGGCAAACGAACTATCGGCGAACGAACCGATACGCGTCGGCGTCGTCGGCCTCGGTAACATGGGAGTGCAACACGCGCGATCGGTCGATTCCCTCGGCCATCGAGTCGTCGGCGGGGCCGACGTCGACCCGAGGATGCGCGACCGATTTGGCGAAGAATTCGCCACACGCACGTACGAAACCCACGAGGAACTGTACGAGGCGGAAACGCTCGACGCCGTCCTCATCGCGACGCCGAACAAGTTTCACGAACCGGTGGCCGTCTCGGCGCTCGAGCGCGGGCTGGACGTCCTCATCGAGAAGCCGCTGGCGCACACGCTCGAGAGCGCCGAGCGGATCGCCCGGGCGGAGGAGGCGTCCGACGGGTTCGGCATCGTCGGCTTCCACAACCGCTTTTCGCCGGCGATGACGGTGTTCAAGGAGTACCAGGCGAACGCCACGTTCGGCGACGTGACGCACGTCCAGGTGGACTACGTTCGACGTCGGGGCATTCCCGGGCGGAACTCCTGGTTCACCGATCCGGAACTCGCCGGCGGCGGGGCCCTGATCGATATCGGCGTTCACGCGATCGACCTCGCGCTCTACGTGCTCGGATTCCCTCGAGTGGTCGAGGCGACGGGCATCAGCCGATCGGAGTTCGGCTGGCGACCGGAGTACGTCGACCCCGAACGGCCCGAATCGAACGACTGGAGCGCGGACGGGTCGTCCTTCGCGGTGGACGACTCCGCCAGCGCGTTCGTCCGAACCGCCGACGGGTGTACCGTCAGCGTCGAAGTGGCGTGGGCGGCCTCGCAGATGCCGCGCAACGAGGTGGTCGTCCGCGGAACGGACGGCGGCGCGTCGTTCGAAATCGGCGGCGACTCGCTGACGATCCACCACACGAGCACGCGCGGAACGCCACACTACCGGACGTCCGAGATCACGCCCACGTCACACCGGACGCCGCACGAGGCGCAACTCGAACTGTTCCTCGAGTCCATCGCGACCCGGGAGCCCCCGGCGTGCAATCGGTTCGATCAGGGACTGGCCGTCCAGGAGGTCGTCGACGCCATCTACCGCTCCGAGGACGCCAGCCGCTCGGTTTCGGTCGACCGCGCGGACGAGGAAACCCCGGCCTGA
- a CDS encoding winged helix-turn-helix transcriptional regulator encodes MAEPIEQLEVWCAGEDWCPVTSTALLIGKKWHTVVLHRLLANGPLGFNALKEEVGGISSKVLSDVLEDLETKRLIDREIVSEKPVRVEYSLTELGESLEPVISEMADWGNEYLVPAPDESSSIA; translated from the coding sequence ATGGCCGAGCCGATAGAGCAACTGGAAGTGTGGTGTGCGGGGGAAGACTGGTGTCCGGTCACGTCCACCGCGCTGTTGATCGGCAAGAAGTGGCACACCGTCGTTTTGCACCGGCTGCTCGCCAACGGGCCGCTCGGGTTCAACGCGCTGAAAGAGGAGGTCGGCGGCATCTCCAGTAAGGTTCTCTCGGACGTCCTCGAGGACCTCGAGACGAAACGACTGATCGACAGGGAGATCGTCAGCGAAAAACCGGTCCGCGTCGAGTACTCGTTGACCGAACTCGGCGAATCGCTCGAGCCGGTCATCTCGGAGATGGCCGACTGGGGGAACGAGTACCTCGTTCCGGCACCGGACGAGAGTAGTTCGATCGCGTGA